The nucleotide sequence TAATGTAGAAGGTGAAGTAGCTACAGATTCGCTTTTTTTACCTTTGATGCTAGATCAAGGGCGTTTTAATCATTTATTTAAAGATAGTTACTACGGACAATTCAATCGTAGTAAAAACAAAGTACTAATTGACGGAAAAGAAGTAGCCCCCAAAGGTAAGCGTTTAACGTTACTTCAAAATGAAGTGGAGTTAGTCGATTCTAGATTACTTGCGAAATTTAGCGCAGAAAACGACATAAACTTAGCTGATTTAGAAATTAATTTTCCAGATTTATTCTTTGCTTATCGTAGTTTGTTTGATTATTTAGAGTTCCATAAAACACTATTAAGCATTGCTGGCTGGGGAGCAAAACTTAGAGGTTTAGTCGAACAAATCGTTATGGCTTATCAGGTAGCTATAGATGATATACCTTATCATGCACCTTTGTTAGATGAACATAAATTACTTGTAAATATCGGTTTTGCAGAGTTTGATGAACAGGTTTATATCAGTCCTTTCCATCCTTTAGTTTTGGCGTACAACGTTAATTTAGCGAACAGCTTGAGTGAAGACAAAGAAGCAACAAGTAGCTTTAAGAATCTTCCTACAGTAACTATTCAACGTTTAACTGCACAAGGGTTATTACCATTTGTATATAACCCAGAATGTGATTTTTCCTATAATCATGCTGAAAAAGAGAATGTTTTCTGGTCTAAGTTAATTCCACAACAAGAAAGCAGTTACGATTATGTCCGCACGTTAGTTAAAGATAAAGTGGGCAAGTTTACCGCCGCGTTTAAGCATTTGTTTGTTACAGGAAGCAAAACTACATTGCTCATTAATTCTGTTAATAATCAGCAAAATAAAGAATTATTTCTAGGCTTAATTGATTTTATTAAACTCAAAAAAGATAAGGTAACAAACATACATGTAAATTTATATGATGAAACTGAATGTTATAATTGGTTTGATAAATTTGCTGATATGGCAAGTTATGACGATTTAAAAGAGTTATGTGAACTCAATAAAGGTGCGGCACGCGAACAAGCCGATAGCATTATCGATTTGTTAAGAACCCGCTTAACGTATAGTAAATATGAACATGAAAAAGGTAATAAAGAGCAAGTTTATGCGCATATGTCATTTTTTAAAAATAACGAACGTGTAAAAGCGACTGATGTAGATATATTAAAGCAAGTAAGTGGTGTTGTATGCCATGGTTTAATGCCAGGTGAATCTGCATCAAATAAAAATGGCAGTTATTACACTTCTTTTGGTTTACGTGGCGTAGATATTGAGGGTGCACCACAGCTTAAAATGATTTCAACATACAGCGGCTTAATTAAACCCGCTAAATGCGCGCATGAAGAATATAGTGCATCTAAATCACAAGCATTAGTAGTAACAGAAAACTTTAAAACGCTACTTGAACGTTCTTATGAAAATTCAATTTGGACAACCATCATCGATCCAAAAGTAACGCTAGAATTTTTTGAAAACCAAAAAAACATGGTGCTAATTCATTACTCAGATAATTACACCAATTCAGTTAACTACGATGCGATTACTGTTACCAAACAAACCGATTTGTACCATAAAGTATTGGAAAATGATGATGGCGGCATCATTGAAGAGTTTAATGCTTTTAATGGTGAGTGGTTATTAAATTTAGTTACTGCAAAAGATAATGAGCGTAAAGAAAAGCGAGGCATTATTGGCGCATATAAATACGTAAACTGTTTAGTTGCTAACTCTGACATAACGTGGGTTCCGCTTTCAATCGCTGAAATTGTGAGGGTTGCTGGAAATCTCGGTTTAAATATGAGCGATAGTGATTTATCACGTCATTCACAAGGTTTTAAAAAAGGTGCTATTTCAGACGATATATTGTTTGTAGGCTTTAAAGAGCAACAAATGATTTTGCTACCTGTTGAAGTTAAAACAGGTAAGCGTCAAACGCATAGTAAAGGCGTAGAACAAGCTAAAGAGCTAAAGCGTTATTTTGAATCATTACTAGGGCAACAAACGTTAGCCGGTAATTTATATCGCGGATTATTTATGCGCCAAGTACTTATGCAAATAGATAAGTACAAACTTTATAAAGTATACGACGATGGTTATTTCAATAATATTGAAAACAATAGTTCAGAATGGTTACAAGGTGATTACCAGTTAGCTGAGTTAGCAAACTATCCAGAAGGTATTCTATTTGTAAATGTAGAGGATAGCGATTTTACTAAAGCTTCCTTTTTACAAGTGCAAAATATTCTCAAAATTGAGTTACCCGCAGGTAATTTAGGTCATTGGGTGAAAACGCCGATGCAAACATTGGTAAACGATTTAACTCCAGCTAAATTACATCACATAGATGAGCAATATATTTTAAAAAATAATTGCTTAGTGAATACATTACAAAGTACTGATGATGAATTAGAAGTGGCTGCAGAAGAAAATTCTCAGTCCATATCACCAAGTAGTATTGAAGCAAATAATGAAACTAGTAAAGAACAACCTGATACCACAGCACAAATGGAAGGTGTAACTGAACAGTCCGCTAATCATTCTGTACGTAAAAAAATGCCAATTGAAGCATTACAGGCTATTTATCAGCAGATCATTGATTGTTATTACAGTCATAATATAACGGTAACTAAACCTAATGATGAAGAAGCCTTTGTTGAAGGCCCTGCCTCAATTTTATTTAGAATTGAATTAAATCCAGGTACTGATCCCAAACGTGTATTTGAACGCTCTCAAGCACTCAAGTTAGCACTGAAACTGGGCCAAGAACAAGAAGTTGGTTTTGGTATTGATAAAGGCTGTGTAACTATTGATGTGCCTAAAAGCCAAGAACAACGTTACTTTGTAGACCAAAATGATATCTGGCCGCATTGGAAACGACCTGATAACGCACTCGAAGTACCACTAGGTGAAGATCGATTTGGTGATGTTATCAAACTAAACTTTTCATCTTCAAATTGCCCGCATTTATTAATTGGTGGCACAACAGGTAGTGGTAAATCTGAAGCCCTTAATACTATTTTATACGGAATGGTAGAGCATTATAGTGATGCAGAATTAAAGTTAATGCTTATCGATCCTAAAGGTACAGAGCTTAATGACTTTGAACGCTATCCACATTTAATTGGCCGCATAGGTTTTGATGATGAAGATGCTTTAGTGCTATTAACGCAAGCCGTTGCTGAAATGCAGTCACGGTATGCACAGTTTAAGGCACAAGGTGTACGTTCATTACCAGATTACAACGCGAAGGTGGGCAAAGAAGATCGCATTCCTTGGTGGGTACTTGTGCTTGACGAATATGCCGATTTAACCTCAGACAAAGACATGAAAAAGGATATTGAAGCCGAGCTTAAACGCCTTGCGCAAAAAGCCCGTGCCGCAGGTATCCATTTAATTATTGCCACACAAAAGCCAAGTGGCGATGTAATCAGCACAAATTTACGTTCTAACCTCCCAGCACAACTCGCACTGCGTGTTAAAAATGGTACTGAAAGCCGCGTTATACTCGATGAACAAGGTGCTGAAGTACTCAATGGAAAGGGCGATGCTTATCTTAAATCAGAAGGTAAATTAGTTAGAATTCAATGTGCTAGGGTCTGTCTATAAATTATTAATGTATAAATTATTAATGTATAAATTATTAATGTATAAATTAAAGAAGATTGATGTTATTTGGGATTTAAATCATCCGTAAATCATCAATGCGATGAACAATAAAAATTAAAGTATTATAGGAGTAGTTAATGAGTGAGTTTATCAAATTAAATATTGAAGAAGATAGAGTATGCGATGCAATTTCAAAGATTGGTTATAGCCCCGCACCTGCTCTTTTGGATATATGTGATAATTCTGTAACCGCAAACAGCAAAAATATACAAATAATTTTCAATAAAAAAGAAGGGAAAACTCTTTCTAACAAAAATAATGTATCATCTTATACAATAATAGATGATGGTAAAGGAATGACTAATGCGGATATTGAAACAGGATTAACTATTGGGTCAGTAGTTAAATATGGCAAAAAGTCATTATCTAAGTATGGAGTAGGATTAAAATCTGCAGGTTTATCATTAGGTCAAACAATTATTGTTTATAGTAAAAAAAGTGGTGTTTTAAGTAAAGCCTATAAACTTGATCGAAATAAAGTTAAGCAAGATGGCTTTGGTGTTTATAAAAGTGATATTTCCGAAGCTTGCCCTGAATTGTCACCTAATTTATTAGATGATTTTAAAAGCGGTACTGTTGTTTATATAACGAATACTGTTGAACACCATGATTCAATCACAAAAACAAAAAATAAATTAGAAGAGCAAATGGGGTTATATATTTTGATTTTTTAAAAAAAGGATTAAATATAAAACTCAATATTGCAGGTAAGCCTAAAAGCATTGAAGCATTAGATATATTACATTGGGATGATGGGATTAATTCTTTCATCAATGATACGTACTGTGGTACTAGACCAATAAAAGTCTTAAACGAAAAAGTAAAACTACCGGAGTTATCAGAAGAAACTCCTGCAATAATTATTAAAGCATGTACTTTTCCACAAGATAAAATGTCATCTGTTAGTAGTTTAAATGAAGATGATAAGAAAAGGTTGAAAAGTTATAAGGTTGGACGGGGCAGGAAAGGTGCCTTTATTTATCGAAATGGTAGATTAATAAGTTGGGGTCATAGTTTAGATGGTATCGTCGGTAGAGATTATTTAGGGCTAAGAGTAACTATCGAATTTGAAACTGCCCATGATGAGGCTTTACATGTTGATGTTTCGAAACAGAACTTTGTATTTCCTGAGTCATTATTAAATATTATTCAAAGGCTTTTAGAGATACCTAAAACGACACACAAGGAAGTGTTTGCAAAATGTAAAGCGATTGCAGACAATGATGATAAGTCACCTGAAGGTAGCAAATTTAATGAAAGAAATGAAGATCTTAGTGAAGAAGATCCTGACGAAATAACTGGTAATATAGATGTTATTAAGGCTAAAGAACGACAGAAGAAAATAGCATCTGAATCTGAAAGTAAAAAATCTGAAAAATCAGAGACAAAAGATTCTGAAGAATCTGACGTTTTCCAACGCATTGTTTACTCTTCTGCAATAAAAGGGAATAAACTTTGGGAAGCTGGTCTAGATATAGATCATGGCTCTTTTTCTTTGGTCAATAAAAACCATGAATTCTATCATCTTATAATGGCAAATTTAGGGAGTAGCTCGTGGGAGAGGCAAGCATTAGAAGCAATAATTTATTCGTTAGCTTCAGCAGAGACGAATACATTAAAAAATGCCAGTTTAGGATTAGATGATAAATTAACTTCTGAACAGGAATTGGACTTAATTAAAGCTATATTAGAAAAATTTAAAAAAATATTTTCTCATCAATTAGAAAATTGGTCTTCAAGTAACCAAGATATATTGAAAGATGATTAAAAGTAGTACATCTTCTATATGCCAGAAAGGTTTATCTACCGTGTACTGTATTCTTTACGATGATTTTCTATATATCGGTATAACAGAGGACTTTTCATTTAATCGATGGAGTAGCCACTTTTCACATAGGGGCTCATTTGTAAAAGCAATTAAGGCGTTTATACCTGAATATGATTATAAAATACAAGAGGTATTGATAATATCAGTTACGTTTAAATCTGGTTTCATTAAAAATTCAAAAGAATTGAAAGCTTTAGAAAAGATGTTGCATACCAATTTCGATTGTAATCCTTTTATAAATAAAAAAGGCTATACAGTAATATCAAATACTACTTGTACAGCCCAAGGAAGTTCAACTATGAGCAGTTGGTTAATAAAACTATAAAAGTTCGATGTGAACTTGAAAAGTTGCTTTAATTAAGTTCTTGTTTTAGTGAAAAGCTAACCCCTCTATTCAAATGTAACTTAAAAAAATCAGTAAAAGACACACCTACTAGGTGTGTCTTTTGTTTTTGATAAGTTTCACGTAATAGCGCTAAATATACTTCAGAATACTCACCCGCAAAAACTTTCCAGCTCATTTCTACATTACTGTTTGAAGGGATATCTTCGTAAGCAGGGGTTGTCTCTTCAGCTAATGACATACACAAAGCCCAGCGACATAGTACATTCCAGTTTTCGATTCCTGTTTTACGTTTTAAGGTGGTTAGTTGTTGCTTTTGCTTTTCTGAAAGGCGAATCGTATCAATTGTAAGTTCCATTAGAAGTACCCCTTAGTGAAAGCTGAGCTTTGCTGTTGTTCATTATATTGAATATGGTATTCACGACAGATAGCGGGGCTTAATTGTTTGTAATAATCCCCGTTTATCTCTTCATCGGTAGATAACAAAATCACTTGTTGACTAGCATTAGGGAAGTAATTATTAATCAATTTATTACGGTGCTTACCATCTAAACGGCCTAACGGCGTATCTATTACTGTTGGAATTTCTTTACCTGAAGCTTCAGCTAATCCCCATAAAACAGCGATTGCCAATAATTGACGTTCACCAGCTGATAAGCGACTTGGCGACATTGCTTGATCGTTATTATCTTGTAACGTTAATTCAAAGCTAGTTGGGCAAATAATGATACCGTTAATTAGTTTTTCTTTACGTGATAGCGCATGAAATTTTTTGCTGATATGGGTTTGTAGATACTCAACATTTTCAATGACTAACTTTTCAGCAAAGCTTTGCATGGTGTTTTTTAACTTACCAATATGATCAGCAACTTGTATGGCGCGTTTTTGTTCAAAAGTGTCTTTACTTTGTTGTGTCAGTAAATTTGAATAACGTTGGTTAAGCACATCTAGCTTGGCTGTTGATTGTTCAAGTAATGCTTGTTTCTGTTTTTTCAGTATTTGACTGTTTTTGAACATGACTTCATGTTCAGCAAGCTCGTTTAACAAATGTTGTACTGTTTCATAATCGGGCACGCTTTCTAGTTTTTTATCAAACAGTGCTTGAGCTTCTAATAATTCTTCTCGTTCTTGGCTCAGTTGTTTACGCTCAATTGAATCAGCGATTAACTTTTCATCTAAGCCATTAAAAATAGCTATGTCTGAGTTAATGTAACAATCAGTTCCTGCTATTTGCTGACGATCAGCAGCTAAGCTTTGCATTGTTTCTGTTACTTTACTAAAAGCTTTTTTATCAATACCTGCATGGGTAAGAGAAGCTTTAATAACTTCTTCATAGCCACTAATAGCCTCTTCAATGACTTTTGCTTGAGTCGCTTGTTTCTCAAGGTTAATTTGCTTTTTAGTTTGTGTTATTAAATTTGTAACCAAAGCAAGTGGACCACAACCTGCGTCTAACTTTACGCGGTTACTTTGATTAGCTTTTAGTTTTTGTTCAATAGCACCTAGCTCAAATTTAATAGAGTCTCGCTCTTCAATTAAATGTGCGCCAGCGTTTCTCACTTTTTGACGAGATTTGTTAATATTTAAATTATATTCACTGGCTTTTTTATCAAGGCTAGCTATTTCAGTTCTTAGTTCGTGTACAACGGTGTTCTGTTCACTGATATCAGTTTCACAAAATGTTACTTTTTTCATGACTGTATCGTCAATGTTGGCGCTTTTACGTTTGCGCTCGACATTACCTAAGTCAATTTGTAATTGGCTAAGTAGGTCTAAACCTAATAAATTCTCTATGCCTGTGCGAATCAGTTCTGAACTTCTGTCAGGATTCGCCAAGTTTTCAATTTTTTCACCATCAAAGAAAAACAGATCTGATAATGAAAGAGGGATAAATTCATTTACAAATTCATCCCAATATTGGCTTAAATGACGATCTTCTTCACCATTACAAAATACTTTAACTTTATCGCGTGTTTCTACGGCAACTTTCCAATAACGTTGTACTTTAAATTCTTTTGTTTCAGTACCGGTAGAATGGCTGAAAGTAATTGAAAGCTCAACTTGCTCATCTTTCTTGGCATACCGATTCTTTGCATTAGCTAAATAAGTACTAAAAGACTCCATTCCACGGTTTGAACA is from Colwellia sp. Arc7-635 and encodes:
- the dptH gene encoding DNA phosphorothioation-dependent restriction protein DptH, yielding MLKKQFEEFLVTHFNTWAENELQAGYRYQFKTPDGDKGFNLFKAFIKFTNSCIKVKNIELQTIQYGKTKLIPVYHGKTETGFTENFISHLRDEISAQQGELKGTSLLIIHNSMLDTLINSTEDIAQPGFVWHPKNIKHLLHAEINQADDKAKISECLLDYHFDDIIDDGATMFGFEKLYYAIADGDLQFHELGLLTDDQLSKEGWKGEQISERIKENKELSEKLDFITHHFPNELEDKLARLDLSEKFIKEHFPDGDVEKYKEQLDLGACFAEQQKNRTNLLELESETAPDIELLKKAKSEKGAGVRDRHLILLLEPEQHTFELELCFLNQKLKDSFCKVQHNLHKPDVQITLKNPGGVRSRAVLTSSFDGSARYFTFQVKTDKPKETHRFKVLVIGKNDFYIEGFKNTYLVDPAKQWLTLQTDEQSLQISDLSNTSILNSNEQVFDATEIGIVDFKKLASESDEICFAVQGLNSSLTFNVEGEVATDSLFLPLMLDQGRFNHLFKDSYYGQFNRSKNKVLIDGKEVAPKGKRLTLLQNEVELVDSRLLAKFSAENDINLADLEINFPDLFFAYRSLFDYLEFHKTLLSIAGWGAKLRGLVEQIVMAYQVAIDDIPYHAPLLDEHKLLVNIGFAEFDEQVYISPFHPLVLAYNVNLANSLSEDKEATSSFKNLPTVTIQRLTAQGLLPFVYNPECDFSYNHAEKENVFWSKLIPQQESSYDYVRTLVKDKVGKFTAAFKHLFVTGSKTTLLINSVNNQQNKELFLGLIDFIKLKKDKVTNIHVNLYDETECYNWFDKFADMASYDDLKELCELNKGAAREQADSIIDLLRTRLTYSKYEHEKGNKEQVYAHMSFFKNNERVKATDVDILKQVSGVVCHGLMPGESASNKNGSYYTSFGLRGVDIEGAPQLKMISTYSGLIKPAKCAHEEYSASKSQALVVTENFKTLLERSYENSIWTTIIDPKVTLEFFENQKNMVLIHYSDNYTNSVNYDAITVTKQTDLYHKVLENDDGGIIEEFNAFNGEWLLNLVTAKDNERKEKRGIIGAYKYVNCLVANSDITWVPLSIAEIVRVAGNLGLNMSDSDLSRHSQGFKKGAISDDILFVGFKEQQMILLPVEVKTGKRQTHSKGVEQAKELKRYFESLLGQQTLAGNLYRGLFMRQVLMQIDKYKLYKVYDDGYFNNIENNSSEWLQGDYQLAELANYPEGILFVNVEDSDFTKASFLQVQNILKIELPAGNLGHWVKTPMQTLVNDLTPAKLHHIDEQYILKNNCLVNTLQSTDDELEVAAEENSQSISPSSIEANNETSKEQPDTTAQMEGVTEQSANHSVRKKMPIEALQAIYQQIIDCYYSHNITVTKPNDEEAFVEGPASILFRIELNPGTDPKRVFERSQALKLALKLGQEQEVGFGIDKGCVTIDVPKSQEQRYFVDQNDIWPHWKRPDNALEVPLGEDRFGDVIKLNFSSSNCPHLLIGGTTGSGKSEALNTILYGMVEHYSDAELKLMLIDPKGTELNDFERYPHLIGRIGFDDEDALVLLTQAVAEMQSRYAQFKAQGVRSLPDYNAKVGKEDRIPWWVLVLDEYADLTSDKDMKKDIEAELKRLAQKARAAGIHLIIATQKPSGDVISTNLRSNLPAQLALRVKNGTESRVILDEQGAEVLNGKGDAYLKSEGKLVRIQCARVCL
- a CDS encoding ATP-binding protein, coding for MSEFIKLNIEEDRVCDAISKIGYSPAPALLDICDNSVTANSKNIQIIFNKKEGKTLSNKNNVSSYTIIDDGKGMTNADIETGLTIGSVVKYGKKSLSKYGVGLKSAGLSLGQTIIVYSKKSGVLSKAYKLDRNKVKQDGFGVYKSDISEACPELSPNLLDDFKSGTVVYITNTVEHHDSITKTKNKLEEQMGLYILIF
- the dndE gene encoding DNA sulfur modification protein DndE, which produces MELTIDTIRLSEKQKQQLTTLKRKTGIENWNVLCRWALCMSLAEETTPAYEDIPSNSNVEMSWKVFAGEYSEVYLALLRETYQKQKTHLVGVSFTDFFKLHLNRGVSFSLKQELN
- the dndD gene encoding DNA sulfur modification protein DndD gives rise to the protein MIIKQLTIENFGIYKGFHEIDLTVTKDKPVILFGGLNGGGKTTFLDALQLVLYGKQAKCSNRGMESFSTYLANAKNRYAKKDEQVELSITFSHSTGTETKEFKVQRYWKVAVETRDKVKVFCNGEEDRHLSQYWDEFVNEFIPLSLSDLFFFDGEKIENLANPDRSSELIRTGIENLLGLDLLSQLQIDLGNVERKRKSANIDDTVMKKVTFCETDISEQNTVVHELRTEIASLDKKASEYNLNINKSRQKVRNAGAHLIEERDSIKFELGAIEQKLKANQSNRVKLDAGCGPLALVTNLITQTKKQINLEKQATQAKVIEEAISGYEEVIKASLTHAGIDKKAFSKVTETMQSLAADRQQIAGTDCYINSDIAIFNGLDEKLIADSIERKQLSQEREELLEAQALFDKKLESVPDYETVQHLLNELAEHEVMFKNSQILKKQKQALLEQSTAKLDVLNQRYSNLLTQQSKDTFEQKRAIQVADHIGKLKNTMQSFAEKLVIENVEYLQTHISKKFHALSRKEKLINGIIICPTSFELTLQDNNDQAMSPSRLSAGERQLLAIAVLWGLAEASGKEIPTVIDTPLGRLDGKHRNKLINNYFPNASQQVILLSTDEEINGDYYKQLSPAICREYHIQYNEQQQSSAFTKGYF